In the Cellvibrio sp. KY-GH-1 genome, TGATTTTTTTGGAATGAGATTTGAGCATTTATAATTGCCTGTTGATAAATTTGGGTGGTGCAGTATGGTCAGCACTATAGTCGTTATTTGCCCATTATATTGGCGTTAGGATATATCGGAGGAAAAAACAGCTATTTATTTTATTGATAAATGTTAACATTATACATATATTGGTGTCGCATTTTCTTTAATTCAGGAACTGTTTGAAATATGGTGAATGTGCCTAGAGTATGTGTTGTCTATATTAATCATTTAAAGGATAGATAAATGTTACATAAAAAATTAGTGTTTTTATTTTCTTCAATTTTGTTATTGCTTTCGGGCTCAAGTTTTGCTGATTTTGGCCCTTTCAATAACCCTCAAGCATCTGGAACGGTAAAGAGTGGCTTAGGTGCAGTGAGTGGTATGTATATTTCGAATGTTCCAATTTTTGTAATGGATACAAAAGCCGTTATCGACTCATATTGTGTGTCCAAGGGCTATGAGATAGCCACTAGAACAACTGTTTCCTATGGGTCGAATAGTGGTGCTGTATTTGTGGCTATTGGCGGTGCATCGCACACAAATGCTGTTGTATCTACATATCAGGCCGGAATGCCCATCATAACTCAGGTCTGGTGTGACTATTCTGCTCAACCTACTGCAGTGGTTACTTATGGTCCTTTTGAGAATCCTGTGGGATCCGGTTATGTGAAATCCGGTGCTTACACAGGGCAGTATGTGACAGGTCGGTTGTTTAGTGGAGACACAATTTTGCTCAACTCTTGGTGTGTTTCTAAAGGTTATACCCGATACTTAAAACAAGAGCATGCATTTGGTTATGTCGGTTTTCTTGCCGGGAGCGGAACTGTTATGACTGATTTAAATATGTCATACAGTAATGGATCTACTCCATACACAGCAAAATTATGGTGCCAGTAATCTTGGTCTTATATTGATTTTAAATAATATCTGTGGACACAACTTTTTTTAATATTTGTAGGTTGTTTTTCCGACCCTAAATTAAATGTTTAGGGTCGTATTTTCAGAAAAAGGCAGCAATAAAAAGTTTAATGGCTTTGTAACTTATTAAAGAATATAAATGATCGCTTGATATTGTTGTGCCAATAGTCCCACTCATGTTTACCGGGTAGCGTTTCAAGTTCAGCAATATTACCTATGCCTTGAATATTTTTATTGAAGTTTAAATTTCCTTGATATAGTTGATCATCTATACCGCAATCAAATCGGATGGGCGGCAATGAATTCTTGTGGCGTTTAATCCAATAAAGTAATTCTGATTCTTGGGGATTTTCACAATCATAAATGCTTAATTCATCATTTACGAAAAGCGCCATTTCTCGAATATCTGTTATTGATGAGTGCGCCGATATACCTTTAAAAATTGTAGGGTATTTGGCCCCTAGACGCAGTGCGCCATAACCGCCCATAGATAGCCCAGCAATATATACATTGGAAGCAGGTGAGGCGGACGGGTTGCACTTTATAACCGCAGTAATCACATCTTCCACAATCCATTTTTCATAATTTTCACCGTTTGCCAGCGGTAAATAAGCTGAGCCGCCATAAAAACCGCCGTCGGAAGGCATCACCAATATCATTTGGCTGAGGCCACCTTTGGCGTATTCATCGCTATAGGCCTTGTGTGCACCGCCCAAACCCGACCATACCCAGTGATTGCCGTAAACACCGTGCAATAAAATGACAATCGGCAAGTCTTTGCCATCGGGATGAGCGTTAAAGACGCTGATATCGCAGCGTCGGTTTAAGTGTGAACTCTGAACGGTGAGTAATTGAAAATGTTCAGCTAGATATTCCGGGTTGGATTGTTCAATTCTAATAACAGCCATTTGAATTATTCCTCGTCATCAAAGACAACAACACCTTTGGCGATACGGCCATTAATTAAATCATCAAAACCCTGCGCTACATCTTCAATGCGATAGGTTTTAGTGACCAACTCATCCAATTTTAATTGACCCGCGCTATATAAATCCAAAATGCGTGGAAAATCCCGGTCGGGATTGCACATGCCATAAAGTGGATTGATATAGATTTTGTCCCATTCAAATAATTCACAGTCAAAATCAATGCGCTGCTCAATGCCACTGACTTGCACCGCCGTTCCGGCACTACGAATAAGTTTGAGTGGTGCTGAGCCAAGCGCGGGAACAGCGGTGCACTCAAAAGCATAGTCTGTACCGCGCCCGCCGTTGATCGCACGTACTTGCGTGGCTACTTCGTTAAAATCCTTATCATCTCGTGTCGCTATGACACCGTGGGTCGCACCGAATTTTTTAGCTTGATCCAAGCGCTCGCTATTGATATCAATGGCGATAATTTTATTGGCGCCTGACAATTTTGCCGCTTGAATAACATTTAAGCCGACGCCACCACAACCAATTACACAGACGGATGAGCCCAGCTTGACGTTGGCGGCATTGACTACAGAGCCCCAGCCCGTCATAACACCGCAACCAATAATTGATGCGGTGGCGTAAGGGATGTCGCAGTGAATTTTGACTACTGCAGATGCTTTAACAATAGTATGTTCAGACATAGTGCCGAGATGAAAAGAGCGTTCAATCGGCGCGCCCTGATGGCTTGCAGCATCTGGGTGTGCATGCCCACAAAGACCTTGCCCGCACACCGGTGAATTTATTTCGCAGATATGAGTATTGCCTTCGCGGCATTGAAAACAGTGACCACAGGGAATTGCCCAGTTTAAGATAACTCTATCACCAGCTTTCACTTTGGTTACTGCTGAACCAACGGCCATAACTATGCCAGCACCTTCATGGCCAACAATAAAAGGTTTGTTCCAGGTATTGATGGAGTCCCAGTCGGTGTGGCAAATGCCCGATGCTTTTAATTTAATCAGCACCTCGTCTTGTGCCGGAGTACCAATGGCAATTGTGGTTAAATGGAAGTTTCCTTTGCCATCAGACAATATGGCTTTTGAATGAATCATAAAAGTTAGCTCCAGTAAAGTTCGTGAAGTAGGTGTGAATGGGTTAAAAACGAAATATATAGACTAGAATTAGTTTGATTTTCATTGTTGATGATCGGCCATAGCTAAAAAATATTGCTATCGCATTAAAAATATAATCAACTTTATTCCAAGAATATTGACTACTGGAAAATGAGCATGGGCAAAAACAACGTATATTGCGAGCCGTTTTGCATACAGCATGGTTATGATTTTGAAATTCATCATGTGGTGTATTCGGAGGACTCTCCTTATTCCTGTTTTATGCATTTTCATGAAGTTCACGAACTTATCGTCTTTGATTCTATTGAGGGAACTTTTTTTTACAGCCAAGGCAAGTCAGCTTTGTGCGATCAGGATCTCGTCTTCACTCCCGCATTGGAAACCCATGATTTTGAGCTGTCATCGCGCAATAAATCCTGGTACATCATCCAGTTTTTACCTACCCTTTTGCTGTCCCCTGGACTAGAGCAGGCAGAGAATTTCTTTAAATATGGAATGCACTTACGCCTGAAACCTGAGGATGCAAGTGCCATTCAAACCCTGTCACAATGGCTGCTGGATTCCTATCGTGAATCACCTTCCAGCAATCGCAGCCAGGCATTGTTGCTCGCGCTGTTAACCTGGGTGGCAGATCGCGCAACTCCGTTAAAACCTCCGCACTATGACACGCTGTTAAAATCTTCCGGTTACATGAAGCTGGAGCCGGTAATTAATTTATTTCGCCACCATAAAAGTGTTGAGCTTTCCCTGGATCAGGCCGCGGAGTTGTGTTGTATCTCTCCGGCGTATTTTTCACGCTTGTTTAAATCCGTATTTCGCTGCAATTATTCTGACTACAATGTTAAACACCGGCTTTACAGCGCTGCACGAATGTTAAGTCAAAGCCAGTTTTCCATTACTGAGATCAGTTACGAGCTCAATTTTTCCAGCCCCTCTCATTTCATTTCCCAATTCAAAAAACTATTTGGTGTAACTCCAAAGAAATTCAAAACCACCATGCTACAGCGGGTTACCGAGCTCTAGATCTGGTGGGTCATTATTGGTGTGTTGCAATAGATCCGCGCATTGAGCCGATTTAATGTAGCAAAATGCATCTGTTAGAAATGGCACGAATAAAGCCAGGAATGTCATTTATTTGACATTCGGAATGCAGCCATGTCTTGATTTGTTAAGAGCTCATCGCCAAGGTTGATAAAATGCCGGCATGGTGTATATTGTTTATTGTTGACAAAATAATGACTGCAGACTTAGGAAATTGGCTGTTTCATAAGGTTTTTTTAAGAAATCGCGGTTGTTGATAACACTTCAATATATAAATTAAAAATAGGTGATTCATGATGTGTTCGAGTTATAAGCTTGATCGGCCCATTACTTTGTTTCTGAAAACCAGCGTGCTTAGTGTGGCTGCGCTGTTCTTAATCGCCTGTCAGGAAGAGGCGGCAGATAAGGGCGCTGCTGTATCCGAAGTTAAATCAATGCCTGCGGATAAGGTGTTGTTTGATTTTGAAGGCGATCAGTTACCGGCAGAAATTAGTTTTTTTAACGCTCAGGGAAGTTTGGTTAAATCCTCAGCGAGTGATACCTCCGCATCGCAAGCATTAAAAGTAAAGTTCAACTCTGTTGATCATGAATACACCTCCTTAGTTATCCAGCCAAAGTCAGATACATGGAATTGGAGTGATATTGGCGATGCTAGTCTTGCCTTTGATATTGCCAATGACGGTGAGCATTCCGTACAGCTATTTTTAGATGTGTCTGATGCAAAAGGTAATAGCTTTACTCGCAGCGTCAGTGTGCCGGTAGGCAAGTCCCGCGTTTATTATTCCAAGTTAAGTGGCCACGATATGGTCAGTGCAAATCCGGATTCCAAAGTGGAGTTGAATGCAGCCTCAGGATTGCGCGGCAACCCGCCGACCTGGTCTGGCGATGATGTGCAGTTCATCTGGATGTGGGGCGTTATGAATTTGGATTTGTCCGCTATTAAGCGCATATCCTTAAGTGTTCAATATGCTTTGCACGATAAAGAAATCACCCTCGACAATATTCGGGTTATTAAAAGCCCTGCAATGAATAAAGATTTCCTGGTCAATCTGGTCGATAAATTTGGCCAGCCAGCCAAAGTGGATTTTGCCGGTAAGATTCATTCTGAGACAGAGTTGCAAGCAGCAACCCAGAGCGAGTTGAAAGAGCTAAATAACGGTGCGCCACTAGCCGATAGATCTACATTTGGCGGTTGGAAAAATGGTCCGAAACAACCTGCAACAGGCTATTTTTATCCTAAAAAAGTTGATGGAAAATGGTGGTTGGTTGATCCAGAAGGGTATCTTTATTTTGCGACAGGATTGGATATCATACGTTTAGCCAATGCATACACTATGACTGGCTATGATTACGATGCTTCAACTATTGAGCAGCGCAGTGCCGATGATTTGACTCCCGAAGACTCGAAAGGAAAAATCCTTATTTCAGAAGAGGCGCAAAAAACCCGTCATTTGGTTTCTAAAACTCGCGCCGACATGTTTGAGTGGTTGCCCAAGCACACTGACCCTTTGGGTAATCACTATGATTACAATCGTGATGCCCACTCAGGCCCACTGCTAAAAGGCGAAGCCTTTAGTTTCTATAGTGCCAATCTTGAGCGTAAATACGGTGAAACAGAACCTGATTCCTATTTGCGCCAATGGGAAAAAGTTACTGTGGATCGCATGTTGAATTGGGGTTTCACCTCGCTAGGAAACTGGACTGATCCAAAATTCTACAGCAATCAACGCATTCCTTATTTTGCCAATGGCTGGATTATTGGCAACTTCAAAACAGTTTCCAGTGGCAATGATTTTTGGGGCGGTTTGCCTGATCCATTTGATCCGGTATTTAAAGAGCGCGCACTTGCCACGGCCAAGGCTATTGCTGAAGAAACTAAAAATAGCCCTTGGTGTGTCGGCGTATTTATTGATAACGAAAAAAGCTGGGGGCGCTCAGAAAGCAAAGAGTCTGAATATGGCATAGTGTTAAATACACTGACTCGCGATGGCGCAGACTCGCCAACGAAAAATAAATTTACGCAGTTGATGAAAGAAAAGTATGTGGATATAGCAGCATTAAATACCGCATGGGGAACCTCAGTTGAATCCTGGGATGCATTTCAAAAAGGTGTAAAAACTGGCATTAACAACGATGTTCAATTGCAAGATTTCAGTCTGTTATTTACCCAGTATGCTGAAGAGTATTTCAAAATTGTTGAGGGCGCCTTAACACAATATATGCCTAATCACCTGTACTTGGGTGTGCGTTTTGCAGATTGGGGAATGCCAAAAGATGTAGTTAAAGCAGCGGCAAAATACGCCGATGTTGTTAGCTATAACTTCTATAAAGAAGGTTTAACCAAAAATAAATGGACGTTTTTAGCGGAGCTGGATAAACCCAGCATAATCGGTGAATTCCATGTAGGCACAACGGAGTCAGGTTTGTTCCACCCAGGCTTGGTGCATGCGGCCAATCAGGAAGATCGTGCAAAAATGTATAAAGAGTACATGGAAACGGTTGTCGATAATCCTTATTTTATTGGTGCACATTGGTTCCAGTATATGGATTCACCGGTAACTGGCCGCTCCTATGATGGTGAAAACTACAATGTAGGTTTTGTGTCGGTGACTGATACACCCTATGCACCTATGGTGAAAGCCGCCAAAGAGCTGCACGGTGAAATGTATACTCGCCGCGCGAAAAAATAATAGTGTTTATGATCGTTTCAGAACGAAGGAGCTAGTCAGTAATGGCTGGCTCTTTTTTTAACGATGAAATATGTAATCACTACATGCAATGCAGATTTCCAATTCCCATATTTGATAAATACCGGATGTTTTATGAATGATTTTTTTTCACGTCGCGATGCATTAAAGCTGGCAGTTGCAGGTCTGGCAACTAGTGCTATTGGCTGTTCTGTAAACACGAGCAATGATAAGCCAGTAACACAACAGCTGCTTGATTCATCGGTAGCTGATACCTGGAGCAATAGCCATGATCGGGTATGGATCGGCGGCGACTATTGGGCTAACCCAATGGAGGATTGGCGTATTGTTAATGGTGGGGCTGAGTGTTTGAGTACCGGCGGAAATCGCAGCATACATTCGTTAACACATCAATTAGCAAATGTATCAGGTATTTTCTCTATTGCGGTGCGCATAAAAAAATTGACTGTCGGCGAGCAAGATGGCGGTGCCGGTATTCGCATTGGTGTGAATAGCGATATTAAAGAGTATCGCAGTAACTGTTTTGTGCAAAAAGGCTTTGATGCCGGAATTATCCACAATCAACTTGCATTGGGCGCTAAGCGCGTCGAATTACTGCAATCCTTGGGTGATGCTGAAGTTGAATTGAAGCTCTCTGGTGAGCCGCGTATTGGTGTATATGCATTGACCCTTGAAGCAAGGTTGGTCGACACAGGCAAACTAATTGGCCAAATAGATGATTTGGTTGCAACCGATCACATCATGGGTAATGTCGCTGTGGTCAGTAACTTTGCAATTTCTTCGGAAATCGCGGCGAACCCAAAAGGGACCACCTATCGGTTTTCAAAATGGACACTGCAAGGCAATGCATTTAGCAATCTACCCGAACAAAAATTTGGTCCCATTTTATGGACTATGTACAGCCTAAGTGATAGCCGCAGCGATGAAGGTTTTGTATTGAAGTTGAGCGCCTTGACTGGCCCTATGGGGGCGCAAGATAGCCATGAAGTTGAATTGCAGGTGCAGAAGTCTGGCAGTTGGAAAACTATAGCCAAGGCGCCGTTAGATTCAGATGCTTGGGTGGCTACATTCCGTATTTCGCACTGGAATGAAAAAGAAGTTACTGCGTATCGTGTGGTTTATCGCGAGCAGCGTCGGGATGGTAGTCAGGTGTCGGATTATTTTTCCGGTACTATTAAAGCCAATCCAGTGGGTAGAAATTTGCGCATGGCAGCACTGACTTGCCAAAATGATTATGCTTTTCCCTATGCCCCTGTTGCGACAAATGTTGCCAAGTTAAACCCGGATTTGGTATTTTTTTCGGGTGACCAACTTTATGAGAACCACGGTGGTTTTGGTTTAATTCGCACGCCTGCTGAGCCAGCGCTGTTAAATTATCTGCGCAAGTTTTATCAATTCGGTTGGGCGTTTCGCGATGTAATGCGCAATGCGCCCACTCTTTGTTTGCCCGATGATCACGATATTATGCAGGGCAATTTATGGGGCGAAGCTGGCGCAATGGTTTCATCTGATGCCCCTATTATTGATGGCAACGTGGATATGTGGGGCGGTTATGCGCTTCCGATACGTGTAGTGAATACCGTACATAAAACTAATACGGCACATCTTCCAGACCCCCATGATCCAACCCCTTCACTGCGCGGCATGAATGTGTATTACACCGATTTAGTGTATGGCGATGTTGGTTTTATTATTCTGGCGGATCGCCAGTGGAAGAGCGGTCCTGATCGATTGAATATTGTTGTAGGCGTGACCGGTAACGGTGAAGCTCCAACCTTTGTTAACCCTGATTTTGATCGTTCTGATTTACAGCTTTTAGGTACAAGGCAAGAAGAGTTTTTAGCGCAATGGGCGAATGATTGGCGTGGACATTCATTAAAAGCCGTGTTGAGTCAAACCGTTTTTGCTGGCATCTCAACGCATCAGCCGTTGCCCACCAAATATTTAAAATATGATTTTGACTCCAGTGGTTGGCCTGCCAGTGCACGCAATCGCGCAATTGAAATCATGCGCACCTCAAAAGCATTGCACATTTGTGGCGATACGCATTTAGGAACATTGTCGCAATATGGTGTTCACGCACAGCGCGATAGTAACTGGGCATTTTGCACACCGGCAATTGCTGCGGGCTGGCCGAGATGGTGGCGCCCTGACGATATAAAAATTCCTTTTGCACATCGCCCTGCCCATGGGCACTCACAAACCGGTGAATATTTGGATAGTTTCGGTAATAAAATTTATGTATATGCGGTTGGTAATCCCGAGGTGGGCAAGTCCAATAATCGCTATATTCAAGCTCATGAAAAGGGCAGTGGTTTTGGTTTTATTGTGTTTGATACGGTTGCAAAAACTTATACCACTCAAGCCTTTAAATTTTTAATAGATGTGGCAGATAACAGTCCGAATAATCAATTCTTAGGTTGGCCGGTGACTATTCATCAAGACGAAAATATCGGGGTGAATAGTTTGAGCTAATTGTTTAATTGCTATAGCTGATCTTCCACATGTTTTTCCATTCCCAAAGCCGCGGCCTTATACCGCGGCTTTTTTCGTTTAGACGAAAAGGTTATTTTCCTGTCTATTGAATAATGTTAACAATTAACATATATTTGGATTGTATTGATTAGACATAGATGTCGCCTGACTTATAAAAATAATAATTAACCTAGTTCAATTAAAGCCATATCAAAAAACGTTTTCCGTCCAGTATAAAAATAATCACGTGGAGCCTTGTTATGAAAAAGCATATTTCATGCTGTATTGCATTAATGTTGACCTCAGTAGCTTCGTTGGCTGCTGATTGGGATGCATATCCTGTGCCCGCTAGTGCAGGTGCTGGGAAAGTTTGGCAGCTACAGTCTCAGTCGGATGAATTTAATTACAACTTTTCTGCTACAGCAGCTGCTGCAACCTTCGGTGGTAAGTGGACTAATTTTTATCACAACACTTGGGAAGGGCCGGGGCCTACTCGTTGGATGCGCGAAAACACCTCAGTGTCTGGCGGGCAATTGCAAATAAAAGCAACACGTGTTGCGGGTGAAACCAAAACCTACGATGTGGATTTAAATCTCGATGGGGTTAATGAGCAATTCACTTCTCCTGCTACGCGTGCTGGCTGCATCACCTCAACGACTAGAGTGAAATATCCGGTATTTATTGAAGCGCGGGTAAAAATTGCCAATGCGGTAATGGCATCTGATGTTTGGATGCTCAGCCCTGACGACACAGAAGAAATTGATATTCTTGAGGCTTATGGTGGCAAAGCGGCGCGCAATGATTGGTTCGCGCAACGCTTGCATTTAAGCCATCACTTATTTATTCGCAATCCATTTACCGATTACCAACCGCGCGATGCCAGCACTTGGTACGCAGGGGCAGGGGTAACTTATTGGGCTGATAATTGGGTTCGTATAGGTGTGAATTGGGTTAGTCCAACCCGCCTTGAATATTATGTAAATGGCCAGTTAGTTAAAGTGATGGACAAACTGAATACCGTCAACGGCATTGATGGTATAGATCCGTGGAATATCACGGGTGGTAAAGGCATTACTAAAGAGATGGATATCATTATCAATATGGAAGATCAAAATTGGAATGCAGCGCAAGGGCGCCAACCTACGGATGCTGAAATTACTAATGCAAGTAATCACACCTTTAAAGTGGATTGGATTCGTGTTTATAAGCCTGTAACCGCAACAACCAGTTCATCGTCTAGTAATGGTAGCGCTGCTAGCAGTGCTTCAAGCAATACAGTTCAGCTGATCGATTTCGCCAATTATTTTGATACAGGTAAGGTTACGGCGAGTGTTTCTGGCGATAACTATATTGGTTTTAATAAGTCCGGTGGCGGCAATATTAATTACAACACGGTCGGTGATTGGGGTGATTATTTAGTGACGCTGCCTAACGACGGTAAATATAAATTTGAAATTATTACCGCATCGCCTATGACCAGCGGCCTTGGTGCAAAACTCATTATTGATGGAATTTATGTGGGAACCATCAGTGTGGGTTCTACCGGTGGGTGGGAGGTGTATAGCGCATTTGCGCTGGCTAATAGTATCTCCATTGGTGCTGGTACCCACACTGTGCGCATTGAAAGCACTGGTAGCAGCAGCTGGCAATGGAATGGCGATCAAATTCGAATTACTCGAGTTGGCTCACTCTAACCTTTAGCTAGCTTGTTAAATAATGATTGTATTTTTTACGGTTTCGTTAATATAAAAATAACTTTTGGAGTTTTTGCAATGAAAAAAATCACTTCATGTATTGCTGCAGCTTTGTTGCTGTCGGCTCCTTTGGCATCATTCGCTGCCGATTGGGATTCAGTTCCTATTCCTGCAGCAGCTGGAACAGGTAAAACGTGGCAGTTGCAGTCAATATCAGACGAGTTTAATTACACTGCTAGCCCCACCGTTAAACCGGCGGAATTTAATACACGCTGGAATCCCTCTTTTATTAATAGTTGGACTGGCCCAGGCGATAGTGAATTTAACGCTGGTCATTCCTATACTTCGGGAGGTTCTTTGGCCTTGCAATCAAGTGCAAAGGCGGGCACCAACAAAATCTATACCGGCATTATTTCGTCCAAGGAAACGTTTACTTATCCGTTGTATTTAGAGGCGCGGGTAAAACATACCGGCAACACTCTGGCAAATGCGGTGTGGATGCTAAGTGCTGATTCAACGCAAGAAATTGATGCCATGGAATCCTATGGTAGCGATCGTGCAGGGCAAGAGTGGTTTGATCAGCGTATGCATGTGAGCCACCATGTATTTATTCGCAGTCCGTTTCAAGACTATCAGCCAAAAGATGAGGGATCATGGGTTGTAAATCCGGCGGGTGGCACTTGGCGTGGCGCTATGCATGTTTACGGAGTGCACTGGAAAGACCCTTGGAATTTGGACTACTACATTGATGGCGTAAAAGTTCGTACAGTTTCCGGTCCTGCGATGATTGATCCATATAACTTTACCAATGGCACAGGCATCAATAAACCGCTGCACATTATTATTGATGTGGAGCATCAAGATTGGCGCGATGTACGACCAACAGCAGCAGAGTTGGCTGATACTAGTAAGAGCATAATGTTTGTGGATTGGATTCGCGTATACAAGCCGGTTACCAGCAGCGCGACTAGCTCCAGTAATAGTGTAAGTTCTTCAAGTAGTAGCCTGAGCAACTCAAGTAGCAGTAGTGCGACTACGGTTATTGATTTTGCAAATTATTTTGATACAGGTAAATCAACAGCAAGTGTAGCGGGTGATACCTATGTTGGTTTTAATAAGTCCGGTAGCGGCAATATTAATTATAATACTGCCGGTGATTGGGCTGACTATTTGGTTACTTTGCCGAGTGATGGGCAATACAAAATTGAAGTTACCACTGCATCGCCAATGACTAGCGGTATAGGTGCAAAGCTCAGCGTTGATGGTATTTATGTCAGCACCACTAGCTTGGCTGCAACCGGTGGTTGGGAGTTATATAGTGCCTCCACGCTGGCAAATAATTTGTCGATTGGTGCAGGCACCCATACGGTTCGCATTGAAAGTACCGGTACTAGTGCATGGCAATGGAATGGTGATGAAATTCGCGTGACCAAAGTAGGCAGCGCACCTGTCGGTTCGCCGACTACGCCAGCACCGGTGGCCATGATCATACAAGCGGAAAGTTTTTCAGCAACGGGCGGTGTTTACGATGGCTTTAAGACCTATAGCGTAAATGGAGTAAGTGCGATTAATTACAATCAGCGTGGCGACTGGGCGGATTACGCCGTTAATGTAGCGGCCGACGGCAGCTACACCTTCAACGCTTATGTCAGTTCACCCATGTCGGGGGCTGCGCTGGAAGTCAGTGTTGATGGAGTAAAAGTATTAACTCAAGCCGTGCCCAATAATGGCAGTTGGGATAGTTTCCAAAAAGTCAGCTCTGCCAGCAAAATTGCCCTAACCAAAGGCGCGCATACTATTCGCGTCACTAGTGCTGGCACCACCTCATCGACCTGGGAGTGGAATGCAGACAAGTTTGAATTGATACCCTAATAATATTTTGCGCGCGTAGTTTTAAATATCTATTAAATAATCAATGATAAAAAGATCCAGCAATCGCGATATGTTTATATCTCAATTGTTGGATCTTTTTTTTGGTTAAACAGGATTTTTGGAATTGGATGAATCCCTGCAATTAGCTTGTAGTGGTAAATCTAATTAAGATAAAACTTAAGGATTTCATAAATGAATATTAAAAATATCTTCATATTACCTTGCGTTATCTTAATGCTTTCTGCTTGCACAGGGCGGGAGATTGTCTCCGGTGTGGCTCAATTTGAAGCAGATAAATACTGCAGTAACACCAGTGATATTAGCTACTTGCAATGTGGAACCCAGGTTGATGATGAGTATGTAAAAAATAGACTGTTAAAAGAACAGCAATTGCGTGAGGCTGATGAAGCTCTGCGACAAGAAAAGTTGGAGCAATTAAAAAAAGCCAAATAACTAAGGTGGGTGATTGGCCCTTATCAAAAACGTAATCTGTTGCTGGAAAACCTTAAGAAAATCGAATGGAAAGCGGGTGAGCCTGCTATATTTATTGCTGCTG is a window encoding:
- a CDS encoding alpha/beta hydrolase family protein gives rise to the protein MAVIRIEQSNPEYLAEHFQLLTVQSSHLNRRCDISVFNAHPDGKDLPIVILLHGVYGNHWVWSGLGGAHKAYSDEYAKGGLSQMILVMPSDGGFYGGSAYLPLANGENYEKWIVEDVITAVIKCNPSASPASNVYIAGLSMGGYGALRLGAKYPTIFKGISAHSSITDIREMALFVNDELSIYDCENPQESELLYWIKRHKNSLPPIRFDCGIDDQLYQGNLNFNKNIQGIGNIAELETLPGKHEWDYWHNNIKRSFIFFNKLQSH
- a CDS encoding Zn-dependent alcohol dehydrogenase; this encodes MIHSKAILSDGKGNFHLTTIAIGTPAQDEVLIKLKASGICHTDWDSINTWNKPFIVGHEGAGIVMAVGSAVTKVKAGDRVILNWAIPCGHCFQCREGNTHICEINSPVCGQGLCGHAHPDAASHQGAPIERSFHLGTMSEHTIVKASAVVKIHCDIPYATASIIGCGVMTGWGSVVNAANVKLGSSVCVIGCGGVGLNVIQAAKLSGANKIIAIDINSERLDQAKKFGATHGVIATRDDKDFNEVATQVRAINGGRGTDYAFECTAVPALGSAPLKLIRSAGTAVQVSGIEQRIDFDCELFEWDKIYINPLYGMCNPDRDFPRILDLYSAGQLKLDELVTKTYRIEDVAQGFDDLINGRIAKGVVVFDDEE
- a CDS encoding AraC family transcriptional regulator, with product MGKNNVYCEPFCIQHGYDFEIHHVVYSEDSPYSCFMHFHEVHELIVFDSIEGTFFYSQGKSALCDQDLVFTPALETHDFELSSRNKSWYIIQFLPTLLLSPGLEQAENFFKYGMHLRLKPEDASAIQTLSQWLLDSYRESPSSNRSQALLLALLTWVADRATPLKPPHYDTLLKSSGYMKLEPVINLFRHHKSVELSLDQAAELCCISPAYFSRLFKSVFRCNYSDYNVKHRLYSAARMLSQSQFSITEISYELNFSSPSHFISQFKKLFGVTPKKFKTTMLQRVTEL
- a CDS encoding beta-galactosidase, which gives rise to MMCSSYKLDRPITLFLKTSVLSVAALFLIACQEEAADKGAAVSEVKSMPADKVLFDFEGDQLPAEISFFNAQGSLVKSSASDTSASQALKVKFNSVDHEYTSLVIQPKSDTWNWSDIGDASLAFDIANDGEHSVQLFLDVSDAKGNSFTRSVSVPVGKSRVYYSKLSGHDMVSANPDSKVELNAASGLRGNPPTWSGDDVQFIWMWGVMNLDLSAIKRISLSVQYALHDKEITLDNIRVIKSPAMNKDFLVNLVDKFGQPAKVDFAGKIHSETELQAATQSELKELNNGAPLADRSTFGGWKNGPKQPATGYFYPKKVDGKWWLVDPEGYLYFATGLDIIRLANAYTMTGYDYDASTIEQRSADDLTPEDSKGKILISEEAQKTRHLVSKTRADMFEWLPKHTDPLGNHYDYNRDAHSGPLLKGEAFSFYSANLERKYGETEPDSYLRQWEKVTVDRMLNWGFTSLGNWTDPKFYSNQRIPYFANGWIIGNFKTVSSGNDFWGGLPDPFDPVFKERALATAKAIAEETKNSPWCVGVFIDNEKSWGRSESKESEYGIVLNTLTRDGADSPTKNKFTQLMKEKYVDIAALNTAWGTSVESWDAFQKGVKTGINNDVQLQDFSLLFTQYAEEYFKIVEGALTQYMPNHLYLGVRFADWGMPKDVVKAAAKYADVVSYNFYKEGLTKNKWTFLAELDKPSIIGEFHVGTTESGLFHPGLVHAANQEDRAKMYKEYMETVVDNPYFIGAHWFQYMDSPVTGRSYDGENYNVGFVSVTDTPYAPMVKAAKELHGEMYTRRAKK
- a CDS encoding alkaline phosphatase D family protein, whose protein sequence is MNDFFSRRDALKLAVAGLATSAIGCSVNTSNDKPVTQQLLDSSVADTWSNSHDRVWIGGDYWANPMEDWRIVNGGAECLSTGGNRSIHSLTHQLANVSGIFSIAVRIKKLTVGEQDGGAGIRIGVNSDIKEYRSNCFVQKGFDAGIIHNQLALGAKRVELLQSLGDAEVELKLSGEPRIGVYALTLEARLVDTGKLIGQIDDLVATDHIMGNVAVVSNFAISSEIAANPKGTTYRFSKWTLQGNAFSNLPEQKFGPILWTMYSLSDSRSDEGFVLKLSALTGPMGAQDSHEVELQVQKSGSWKTIAKAPLDSDAWVATFRISHWNEKEVTAYRVVYREQRRDGSQVSDYFSGTIKANPVGRNLRMAALTCQNDYAFPYAPVATNVAKLNPDLVFFSGDQLYENHGGFGLIRTPAEPALLNYLRKFYQFGWAFRDVMRNAPTLCLPDDHDIMQGNLWGEAGAMVSSDAPIIDGNVDMWGGYALPIRVVNTVHKTNTAHLPDPHDPTPSLRGMNVYYTDLVYGDVGFIILADRQWKSGPDRLNIVVGVTGNGEAPTFVNPDFDRSDLQLLGTRQEEFLAQWANDWRGHSLKAVLSQTVFAGISTHQPLPTKYLKYDFDSSGWPASARNRAIEIMRTSKALHICGDTHLGTLSQYGVHAQRDSNWAFCTPAIAAGWPRWWRPDDIKIPFAHRPAHGHSQTGEYLDSFGNKIYVYAVGNPEVGKSNNRYIQAHEKGSGFGFIVFDTVAKTYTTQAFKFLIDVADNSPNNQFLGWPVTIHQDENIGVNSLS